Genomic DNA from Paraconexibacter algicola:
CCGATCCCGGACGCCATCGGGTCGAAGCCGCGCTGACGCAGCTCCAGGAACGCGGCGGCCATCAGCCCGAACACCGCGCCGGACGCGCCGACGGTCACCGCGTTGGGCTCCACGAGGAGCGCGCCGGCGGACCCCGCCAGCAGCGAGGTGAAGTACAGCAGCCCGAACCGCACCTGACCGAGCGCGGGCTCAAGCAGGTTGCCGAGCATCCACAGCAGGTACATGTTGAAGCCGAGGTGGATGAGGCCCGAGTGCAGGAAGCCGCCGGTGATCAGCCGCCAGTACTCGTGGTCCAGCGCGATCAGCGGGCCGAACAGCGCCCCGCGCTCGAACAGCTGGTTGCCGGCGCCACCGGCGCCGACGGAGCCGCTCGCCAGCCCGGCGATGACGCACACCGCGATCAGGACCGGGGTGAGCTGCACCGCCGCCTGCACGTTCTGGATCGTGCGGACCTGGGTGCGGTCGCGGCTGCACTCCGGGCAGCGCATCCCGACCGGCGTCGAGGTCATGCAGTCGGGGCAGATCGGCCGCCCGCAGTTCGAGCAGGAGACCCGGGTCTCGCGGCTCGGATGCCGGTAGCACGTCTGCGCGGACGTCGAGGTCGCCATGCGCGACTCAGCGTAGCCGTGGGGGCGTCACGCCGCCGTCACGCGAGCGTGGCGGCGACGATCGGCGCCGAGGTGGGCGCCATGCTGCCGCCGCTCGGCTCGGCCGTGACGAGCAGCTGGTCGACGCCGTCGACGCCCTCGTCGATCTTCACCGCCGCCCGGCCGTCCGGCCGCACCGTGAAGAGGGTGTGCGTCGGCAGCGGATCCTGGCCGGAGCGCTTGAGCCACACCTGGTAGACCCGGCCCGTGGGAGCCGCCGGGAGGCCGCGCACGTGCAGCGTGGCACGGCCGTCCTGCAGCGCGACGTTCGCGGTCGCGCCGGGTGCGGCGGCGACCTGGGCGGGCACGGTGCGGATCGGGCCCGGACCGTCGTCGCCGCCGAGCAGCAGGCCGCCCCCGACGCCCGCCAGCACGAGCACGGACGCCGCGGCCGCGGCGAAGCCGGGCGAGACGCCCCAGCTCGGCCACCAGATCCGGTCGCGCAGCCGCATCGTGTCGCGCGGCGGCGCCACGCGGTCGGCCTCGGGGCCGGCGGCGCGCAGGAGCTGCGCCTCGGACTCCACGACCGCCATCAGACGCGTGCGGATGTCGGTCGGGGGCACGAGCTGCGGGGCCGCCATCGGCAGCTGGTCCGCGACGATCTGCAGCTCCTCGACCTCGGCCCGGCACGACGCGCAGGACTCGAGGTGCCGGGCGAACCGGAGACGCTCCCCGTCGCTCAGCGCCCGCAGGACGTAGGCGCCGGCCTCGTCGCCGAACTCGCAGGTGCTGCCGAAGATGCCGAACGGCTCGCTCATGAGGGGATCTCCTGCAGGCCTCCGAGCTGCCCGCGCATCTTCTCGAGGCCGAGCCGCATGCGGCCCTTCACGGTCCCGATCGGGGTTTCGAGCATCGCGGCGATCTCGCTGTGGGTGAAGCCGCCGAAGTAGGCCAGCTCGATGACCTTGCACTGCTCGGGCGGCAGGGTCTTGAGCGCGCTGCGCACCTCCTGGGCCTCGCTGCGGCGCGCGACCTCGACGTCGGTGCGGTCCTTCGCCTCGAACCGCTCCTCGATGCCCTCGTCCGACGCGCGGCGCCGGTCGTGGACGACGCTGCGGCGCAGCGAGTCGATCGCGCGGTTGTGGACGATGCCGAGCACCCAGGTGCGGACGCTGCCGCGGCTGCGGTCGTAGCGCGCGTTGGAGCGCCACAGGCTCAGGAACGCCTCCTGGACGACGTCCTCCGCCTGGTTGCGCGCGCCGGTCATCCGGTACGCGAGCGAGAAGGCGGCCGTGGCGTGGCGCTGGTAGATGAGGTCGAACGCTCCGGGCTCGCCCTGGCGGACGAGCTGCATGAGGTCCTCGTCGGCGAGGTCGCTGAACGGGGCGCTCACCGGGGATTGGCTACGTCGGACGAGGGGCATCCTGCGAGTTCTTCGCGTCGGGCCGTCGCCCGGATCAGTGGCATGGTGCCAAGTATCGCGGGTTGCGCCTCAGGCGGGGTCGGGTTGGCGCACGATGCCCTCGAGCTGCTTGATCGCGCGGTGGATCAGGACCTTCGTGGCCCCGTCGGTGCGACCCATCGCCCGGGCGATCTCGCGGTTGTCCATGCCGAGCGCGAAGCGCATGATCAGCGCCTCCCGCCGGTCGTCCGGCAGCTCCTGGATCCCCTCCAGGATGCGGGCCAGCTCGTCCCGGCCCTCGACGAGGTCCTCGGTGGTGTGGACCGCGGAGATCACGGTCGTGTCGTCGATCGGCGTCTGCGGCTTGCGCGAGCGGTCCCGGTAGAGGTTGGCCGCGAGGTTGTGCGCGATGCGGATCAGCCACGGGCGCAGCGGGCGCCCGTCGGACTCGGCCAGGGCGCGCTCGAAGTGCCGGTAGGCCTGCAGGAACGTCTGCTCGGTGAGGTCCTCGGCGTCGTGGTGGTTGCCCACGCGGTAGTACGCGTACGAGTACACGTCCCGCAGGTGCGCGCGGTAGAGCTCGGAGAACTCGTGGTCGAGCTGCGCCTTGTCCACCGGCGCAGCCTATCCCGCGGGCCGGGACGCCGCTCAGCGGCGGTCGAGCAGGCGGCGCGCGTCGTCGGCGAGCGCGCGGGCGGTCTGCTCCACGAACTCGAGCGCGTTGTCGGAGCTCGCGAGCCGCGCCTTCTGGCGGTTGCGGACCCGCAGCACGACGAGCGCGGCACCCGCCGCACCACCGATCGCGGTCGCCGCGACGGGGCGCACCCAGTTGCGCGGGTCGCGCATCGCGCCGAGCTCCCACGCCTCGAGCTCCTCCCCGGCGAGGCCGGCGAGGTTGCTGAGCGTCTGCTCGAACCGCTCGGAGAGGTTCGGCGGCGGCTCGACCGGCGCGAGGGCGCGGGCGAGCAGGTGCTCGAAGTCGATGTCGCTGAACGCGGTCTCGCTCATGGGGGGATCTCCTGCGGGCACGCGTCTCGCTCCGGGACGGGGCTTACGCCGCGCGGCGCCTCGTGGTCTTCGTGGGGGTCGTGACGCCGCGCGCCCAGGCGTCGGCGTCGGCGCGACCGTCGACGACGGCCGCGAGCCCTGCGAGCGTCGGGGCCTCGAGGCCCTCGGCGGCGATCGCGGTGGCCAGCAGCGGCAGCGCGTCGAGCGACTCGACGGCCTGGCCGAGCCGCGGCGCGATGTCGTGACCGGGCACACCGGCGGCGAGCAGCTCGCCCGCGCGGCGGTTGCGGCTGCCGGCCGCGACCACGGTGGCGACGAGATCGCCGGCACCGGCGAGGCCCGCGAACGTCTCGGGCCGCGCGCCGCGGCGGCGCGCGTACGCGTCGACCTCGGCGAAGACCTTGCCGGCGGCGGCCCCGGCCGCGTTGGGCCCGGCCGACGCGGCCGCCGAGGCGGCCAGCACCGCGGCGTTCTTCGCCGCGCCGGCGAGCTCGGCGCCGGTGATGTCGGTGGTGGTGCTCACGTCGAGGTCGCAGCGCTGCAGCAGCTCGGCGAGCTGCCGGGCGAAGCCGCGGTCGGCGCTCGCCGCGACGAGCGAGGCCCCGGCGGCCAGCGCGTCGGCGGCGTGGCCGGGACCCGCGAGGCACGCCACGGCGCGGGCCGAGCAGCGCTGCGCGACGTAGTCGCTCGGGGAGACCGGGTGCTCGGGGTCGTGGCCGACGAGCCCCTTGGAGAGGACGAGGACGCCCGAGCGCGCGGTGATGTGCTCGCCGTGGGCCGCGATGGTCGCGGGCAGCGCGCGGGTCGGGACGGCGAGGACGACGAGGTCGTGCGCGGTCAGGTCGAGGTCGGCGGCACGACCGACGGTGATGCCGGCGTCGAGGGTCACGCCGGGCAGGTACGCGGCGTTCTCGCGCGCGCCCGCCAGCGCGGCGGCCTGGTCCGCGGTGCGGCAGCCGAGGTCGACGGCGACACCCGCGCGCTGGAGCGCGACCGCCATCGCCGTGCCCCAGGAGCCGGCGCCGATGACCGCGGCGCGACGGATCGGCGGCAGGCCGCCGAGCCACTCCCACTGCAGCGACACGCACGGCCAGATCCGCTCGGTCACCGCGGCGGCGAGCTCGGGCGACGGCGTCTGCACGGTCGGGAAGCGCAGCGGGCTGCCGGCGCGGACGCGGACCTTGTGCGGCCGGATCCGCCAGCCGCGGCGGATCGTCTCGGTGCCGATGATCGCGACCGGCACGACCGGGGCGCCGGTCTCGAGCGCGAGGCGGCCGACCCCGCGGCGCGG
This window encodes:
- a CDS encoding rhomboid family intramembrane serine protease gives rise to the protein MATSTSAQTCYRHPSRETRVSCSNCGRPICPDCMTSTPVGMRCPECSRDRTQVRTIQNVQAAVQLTPVLIAVCVIAGLASGSVGAGGAGNQLFERGALFGPLIALDHEYWRLITGGFLHSGLIHLGFNMYLLWMLGNLLEPALGQVRFGLLYFTSLLAGSAGALLVEPNAVTVGASGAVFGLMAAAFLELRQRGFDPMASGIGPLILLNLVITFVPGFNISIGGHIGGLIGGAIAITLIQQTSSKQRRPYGIAGLIVLCVVFAVVGVVAADAGLPPGVRG
- a CDS encoding RNA polymerase sigma factor; translated protein: MDKAQLDHEFSELYRAHLRDVYSYAYYRVGNHHDAEDLTEQTFLQAYRHFERALAESDGRPLRPWLIRIAHNLAANLYRDRSRKPQTPIDDTTVISAVHTTEDLVEGRDELARILEGIQELPDDRREALIMRFALGMDNREIARAMGRTDGATKVLIHRAIKQLEGIVRQPDPA
- a CDS encoding anti-sigma factor is translated as MSEPFGIFGSTCEFGDEAGAYVLRALSDGERLRFARHLESCASCRAEVEELQIVADQLPMAAPQLVPPTDIRTRLMAVVESEAQLLRAAGPEADRVAPPRDTMRLRDRIWWPSWGVSPGFAAAAASVLVLAGVGGGLLLGGDDGPGPIRTVPAQVAAAPGATANVALQDGRATLHVRGLPAAPTGRVYQVWLKRSGQDPLPTHTLFTVRPDGRAAVKIDEGVDGVDQLLVTAEPSGGSMAPTSAPIVAATLA
- a CDS encoding 1-acyl-sn-glycerol-3-phosphate acyltransferase, with protein sequence MDHSALLDRARTKGVNPFVYWIVRALFQPFFHLYFRLSRVGREHVPQEGPVIFAANHRSFLDPFIIATLARRPIYFVAKKELFEKRLTAWFLNSLGAFPVDRGNGDGDAMATARAILERGDGVLIFPEGTRVRPGTLGAPRRGVGRLALETGAPVVPVAIIGTETIRRGWRIRPHKVRVRAGSPLRFPTVQTPSPELAAAVTERIWPCVSLQWEWLGGLPPIRRAAVIGAGSWGTAMAVALQRAGVAVDLGCRTADQAAALAGARENAAYLPGVTLDAGITVGRAADLDLTAHDLVVLAVPTRALPATIAAHGEHITARSGVLVLSKGLVGHDPEHPVSPSDYVAQRCSARAVACLAGPGHAADALAAGASLVAASADRGFARQLAELLQRCDLDVSTTTDITGAELAGAAKNAAVLAASAAASAGPNAAGAAAGKVFAEVDAYARRRGARPETFAGLAGAGDLVATVVAAGSRNRRAGELLAAGVPGHDIAPRLGQAVESLDALPLLATAIAAEGLEAPTLAGLAAVVDGRADADAWARGVTTPTKTTRRRAA
- a CDS encoding RNA polymerase sigma factor, giving the protein MSAPFSDLADEDLMQLVRQGEPGAFDLIYQRHATAAFSLAYRMTGARNQAEDVVQEAFLSLWRSNARYDRSRGSVRTWVLGIVHNRAIDSLRRSVVHDRRRASDEGIEERFEAKDRTDVEVARRSEAQEVRSALKTLPPEQCKVIELAYFGGFTHSEIAAMLETPIGTVKGRMRLGLEKMRGQLGGLQEIPS